Proteins found in one Populus alba chromosome 14, ASM523922v2, whole genome shotgun sequence genomic segment:
- the LOC118035441 gene encoding U-box domain-containing protein 14, with translation MEKENSGSFKYTGKSFSKLSVNDDSSAFSDCNSDRSGEFQTASSQNRRFLLACAAENPDDLIRQLVSDLESCSIDEQKQAAMEIRLLSKNKPEDRLKIAKAGAIKPLISLISSSDSQLQEYGVTAILNLSLCDENKELIASSGAIKPLVRALRTGTSTAKENAACALLRLSQMEENKVAIGRSGAIPLLVNLLETGAFRGKKDAATALYSLCSAKENKIRAVQAGIMKPLVELMADFGSNMVDKSAFVLSLLITVPEAKTAVVEEAGIPVLLEIIEVGSQRQKEIAVSILLQICEDNLVFRAMVAREGAIPALVALTQSGTNRARQKAETLIDLLRQPRSSNAAAARTSDV, from the exons ATGGAGAAGGAGAATTCTGGGAGTTTCAAGTATACGGGGAAGAGCTTTAGTAAATTGAGTGTTAATGACGATTCCTCAGCTTTCAGTGACTGTAACAGCGACAGATCAGGGGAGTTCCAAACGGCGTCGTCTCAAAATCGACGGTTCTTACTAGCCTGTGCAGCGGAGAATCCCGATGATCTAATTCGCCAACTGGTATCGGATCTCGAGTCCTGTTCGATTGACGAGCAAAAACAAGCAGCCATGGAGATCAGACTCCTCTCCAAGAACAAACCAGAGGATCGCCTCAAAATCGCTAAAGCTggtgcaattaagcccttaatttcGCTAATTTCATCGTCTGATTCTCAGCTTCAAGAGTACGGTGTCACTGCGATTTTGAATCTATCACTCTGCGACGAGAATAAAGAATTGATAGCTTCATCAGGCGCGATAAAACCATTAGTTAGGGCTCTGAGAACCGGTACATCGACGGCGAAAGAAAACGCTGCTTGCGCTCTACTTCGTTTATCACAAATGGAAGAGAATAAAGTCGCAATCGGCCGGTCAGGAGCTATTCCATTGCTAGTAAACCTCCTCGAAACCGGTGCATTTCGAGGGAAAAAAGACGCAGCAACTGCTCTATATTCGTTATGTTCGGccaaggaaaataaaatcagGGCCGTCCAAGCTGGGATAATGAAACCACTAGTGGAATTAATGGCTGATTTCGGGTCTAACATGGTGGATAAGTCAGCGTTCGTTTTGAGCCTGTTGATTACGGTTCCTGAAGCTAAAACCGCTGTTGTTGAAGAAGCAGGGATTCCAGTTCTGTTAGAAATTATTGAAGTCGGGTCGCAGAGGCAAAAGGAGATCGCGGTGTCGATATTGTTGCAGATTTGTGAAGATAATCTAGTGTTTCGAGCTATGGTGGCTCGAGAAGGAGCGATTCCGGCTTTGGTGGCTTTGACACAATCCGGCACCAATCGCGCCAGGCAGAAG GCGGAGACATTGATCGATCTTCTACGGCAACCGAGATCCAGTAACGCCGCCGCTGCCAGAACGTCAGATGTGTGA
- the LOC118036782 gene encoding probable strigolactone esterase DAD2: MSSLILDALNVRVQGEGDKVLVFAHGVGTDQSAWQRILPFFTPYYRVILFDLVCAGSVNPDHFNFRRCTNLEAYVDDLLNILDALGVDRCFYVGHSVSAMIGILASIRRPELFIKLILIGASPRFLNDEDYHGGFEQEEIESVFQAMEANYEAWVNGFAPLAVGADVPLAVREFTRTLFNMRPDITLFVSRTVFNSDLRGILGLVKAPCCIIQTSKDVSVPASVAEYLKNHLGGENTVVTLSTEGHLPHLSAPAMLAPAIKRALSR; the protein is encoded by the exons ATGAGTAGCCTCATCCTAGACGCTCTCAATGTCCGTGTTCAAGGCGAGGGTGACAAAGTTCTGGTGTTTGCCCATGGGGTTGGCACTGACCAATCCGCTTGGCAACGCATTCTCCCCTTTTTCACACCATACTATCGTGTAATCCTCTTTGATCTTGTATGCGCTGGTAGTGTCAATCCTGATCATTTCAATTTTAGACGATGCACCAATCTTGAAGCTTATGTTGATGACTTGCTCAACATTCTTGACGCTCTTGGCGTTGACCGTTGCTTTTATGTGGGACACTCTGTTTCTGCTATGATCGGTATACTGGCATCCATTAGGCGTCCGGAGCTCTTCATCAAGCTGATTCTCATCGGAGCATCACCAAG GTTTCTGAATGACGAAGATTACCATGGAGGATTTGAGCAAGAGGAAATTGAGTCTGTTTTTCAAGCAATGGAGGCTAATTATGAGGCTTGGGTCAATGGTTTTGCACCATTAGCAGTTGGAGCTGATGTACCCCTTGCTGTCAGAGAATTTACTCGGACCCTTTTCAATATGAGACCAGATATAACACTATTTGTGTCAAGGACCGTTTTTAACAGTGATCTAAGAGGGATACTAGGCCTAGTCAAAGCACCATGCTGTATAATCCAGACATCTAAGGATGTATCTGTCCCAGCATCAGTGGCCGAGTACTTGAAGAACCATTTGGGTGGCGAAAATACTGTGGTAACGTTAAGTACTGAAGGGCATTTGCCCCATCTAAGTGCACCGGCTATGTTGGCACCGGCCATCAAGCGAGCCCTTTCCCGATGA